The Roseovarius indicus genome has a segment encoding these proteins:
- the gcvH gene encoding glycine cleavage system protein GcvH, with the protein MKFTEQHEWLKPEGDEVVVGITEHAANELGDIVFIELPEEGTTVSKDDEIVVIESVKAASDIMAPVDGEITEVNDAIVDEPGKVNEDPMGDAWFFKIKPSDPSQMDDLMDEAAYQQFIS; encoded by the coding sequence ATGAAATTCACCGAACAGCATGAATGGCTGAAGCCCGAAGGCGACGAGGTTGTCGTCGGCATCACCGAACATGCCGCCAACGAGCTGGGCGATATCGTCTTCATCGAGTTGCCCGAGGAGGGCACCACCGTCAGCAAGGATGACGAGATCGTGGTGATCGAAAGCGTCAAGGCGGCGTCCGACATCATGGCGCCGGTCGATGGAGAGATCACGGAAGTGAACGACGCGATCGTCGACGAGCCGGGCAAGGTGAACGAAGACCCGATGGGCGACGCGTGGTTCTTCAAGATCAAGCCGTCGGACCCGAGCCAGATGGACGACCTGATGGACGAGGCCGCCTACCAGCAGTTCATCAGTTGA
- the gltX gene encoding glutamate--tRNA ligase, which produces MTTTRFAPSPTGYIHVGNLRTALMNFLIARKAGGTFILRIDDTDPERSKEEYVDAIKEDLEWLGLTWDRVERQSQRLDRYAEAAERLREMGRFYEAFETPTELDLKRKKQLNMGRPPVYDRAALSLSDEEKDKLRTERGNGVWRFKLDHERIEWDDGILGPVSIDAASVSDPVLIRGDGQVLYTLASVVDDTEMGVTHVVRGSDHVTNTATQIQIIQALGGNVPSFAHHSLLTGPMGESLSKRLGTLALRDLRAQGVEPMALLSLMARLGSADPVELRGSVDELVEGFDISRFGSAPTKFDANDLFPLTARILHNRPFADVKDEIAALGVPDDQAERFWDVTRENISTVKDLGPWWVMFRDGAEPDIAEEDREFVAEAMALLPDGPYDGDTWGKWTAEVKEKTGRKGKGLFMPLRKALTGQSHGPDMSQVLPLLQTIKAKR; this is translated from the coding sequence ATGACCACCACCCGTTTCGCCCCGTCGCCCACCGGTTACATCCACGTGGGCAACCTGCGCACCGCGCTGATGAATTTCCTGATCGCGCGCAAGGCCGGGGGCACCTTCATCCTGCGGATCGACGACACCGACCCGGAGCGGTCGAAGGAAGAGTATGTCGACGCGATCAAGGAAGACCTCGAATGGCTGGGCCTGACATGGGACCGGGTCGAGCGGCAGTCGCAGCGGCTGGACCGGTATGCGGAGGCTGCCGAAAGGCTGCGCGAGATGGGGCGGTTCTACGAGGCGTTCGAGACGCCGACCGAGCTGGACCTCAAGCGGAAGAAGCAGCTGAACATGGGGCGGCCGCCGGTCTATGACCGGGCGGCTTTGTCGCTGTCGGACGAGGAGAAAGACAAGCTGCGCACCGAGCGCGGCAATGGCGTGTGGCGGTTCAAGCTCGATCACGAGCGGATCGAGTGGGACGATGGCATTCTCGGGCCGGTGTCGATTGACGCCGCCAGCGTGTCTGACCCGGTGCTGATCCGCGGAGACGGGCAGGTGCTGTATACGCTGGCGTCGGTCGTGGATGACACGGAGATGGGCGTGACCCACGTGGTGCGCGGGTCGGACCACGTCACCAACACGGCGACGCAGATCCAGATCATTCAGGCGCTGGGCGGCAACGTGCCGTCATTCGCGCACCATTCCCTGCTGACCGGGCCGATGGGCGAGTCGCTGTCGAAACGGCTGGGCACGCTGGCGCTGCGCGATCTGCGGGCGCAGGGGGTGGAGCCGATGGCGCTTTTGTCGCTGATGGCGCGGCTGGGCTCGGCGGATCCGGTGGAGCTTCGCGGAAGCGTTGACGAGCTCGTCGAGGGGTTCGATATCTCGCGCTTCGGCTCGGCGCCGACGAAGTTCGATGCGAATGACCTGTTCCCGCTGACGGCGCGGATATTGCACAACCGGCCTTTCGCCGACGTGAAGGACGAGATTGCCGCGCTGGGCGTGCCGGACGATCAGGCCGAGCGGTTCTGGGACGTGACGCGCGAGAATATCTCGACCGTGAAGGACCTTGGCCCGTGGTGGGTGATGTTCCGCGACGGGGCGGAGCCGGATATCGCCGAGGAGGACCGCGAGTTCGTGGCCGAGGCGATGGCGCTGCTGCCTGACGGCCCTTATGACGGCGACACATGGGGCAAGTGGACGGCCGAGGTGAAGGAGAAGACCGGGCGCAAGGGCAAGGGGCTCTTCATGCCGCTCCGCAAGGCGCTGACGGGTCAGAGCCACGGGCCGGACATGAGCCAGGTTCTGCCGCTGCTTCAGACGATCAAGGCGAAGCGCTAG
- a CDS encoding gamma-glutamylcyclotransferase family protein translates to MTQIKRYTSDRTSEAAPPEAYFFGYGSLVNRETHHFQNVELARLRGWRRVWRHTVIRPVAYLTVIPDPTAEIDGLIAPVPAADWAALDEREGAYDRVAAHEQVTHTLAHRPEIAVYTIPEGKHGAPDETCPALLSYIDVVVQGYLREFGEAGVKRFFDTTDGWEAPVLDDRADPVYPRHRVLTADERTLVDDLLAERKVRLLPG, encoded by the coding sequence ATGACACAGATCAAAAGATACACGTCGGATAGAACTTCTGAGGCCGCGCCCCCCGAGGCGTATTTCTTCGGCTATGGCAGCCTCGTGAACCGCGAAACCCACCATTTCCAGAATGTCGAACTGGCGCGCCTGAGGGGCTGGCGCCGGGTCTGGCGGCACACCGTCATCCGCCCTGTCGCCTATCTCACCGTCATCCCCGACCCCACGGCCGAGATCGACGGCCTGATCGCGCCCGTGCCCGCGGCCGACTGGGCGGCGCTCGACGAACGCGAAGGCGCCTATGACCGCGTCGCCGCCCACGAACAGGTCACGCACACCCTCGCCCACCGCCCCGAGATTGCCGTCTACACCATCCCCGAAGGCAAACATGGCGCGCCGGATGAAACATGTCCGGCCCTGCTGAGTTATATAGACGTGGTCGTGCAGGGCTATCTGCGCGAATTCGGTGAAGCGGGCGTGAAACGGTTCTTCGACACGACAGACGGGTGGGAGGCCCCGGTGCTGGATGACCGGGCCGATCCGGTCTATCCGCGTCACCGGGTGCTCACCGCCGACGAACGCACCCTGGTCGATGACCTGCTGGCCGAAAGAAAGGTTCGCCTTTTGCCCGGCTAG
- a CDS encoding inositol monophosphatase family protein, protein MPDSLPIPLTSPLSRAQQTSLVNLVRRAAKTEIMPHFRNLGHADISAKADRFDLVTAADVAAEAMLARGIQQLFPHALVVGEEAAAEDPSITDKLAEAELAFIIDPVDGTWNYAHGLSLFGVILSATRFGRPVWGLLYDPVMDDWITADEGSEGAMLARSLGADRPLSVSRGAELSDLSGFVPLYALPEEKRAALAETLPRFAFTTALRCACHHYRTLAQGGMDFLLSGPPKPWDHAAGVLITQKAGGVARMLDGSDFVAGKMDSYVLTAPDEQSWTRLRDTFSFLLD, encoded by the coding sequence ATGCCCGACAGCCTGCCCATCCCGCTGACCTCGCCGCTCAGCCGCGCCCAGCAGACGAGCCTCGTGAACCTCGTCCGCCGCGCGGCCAAGACCGAGATCATGCCGCATTTCCGCAACCTCGGCCATGCCGACATCTCGGCCAAGGCCGACCGGTTCGACCTCGTCACCGCCGCCGATGTCGCGGCCGAGGCGATGCTCGCCCGCGGCATCCAGCAACTGTTCCCCCACGCCCTCGTCGTGGGCGAAGAGGCCGCGGCCGAAGACCCCTCGATCACCGACAAGCTGGCCGAGGCGGAACTCGCCTTTATCATCGACCCGGTCGACGGCACCTGGAACTACGCCCACGGCCTGTCGCTCTTCGGCGTGATCCTCTCGGCCACGCGCTTCGGCCGCCCGGTCTGGGGCCTGCTCTACGACCCGGTGATGGATGACTGGATCACCGCCGACGAGGGCAGCGAGGGCGCCATGCTCGCCCGCAGCCTCGGCGCCGACCGCCCGCTCAGCGTCTCGCGCGGGGCAGAGCTGTCAGACCTCTCGGGCTTCGTCCCCCTCTACGCCCTGCCGGAAGAGAAGCGCGCGGCGCTGGCCGAAACCCTGCCCCGCTTCGCCTTCACCACGGCGCTGCGCTGCGCCTGCCACCACTACCGGACCCTCGCGCAAGGCGGCATGGATTTTCTCCTCTCCGGCCCGCCCAAACCCTGGGATCACGCGGCCGGCGTGCTCATCACCCAGAAGGCCGGCGGCGTCGCCCGCATGCTCGACGGCTCCGACTTCGTGGCCGGCAAGATGGACAGCTACGTCCTCACCGCCCCCGACGAACAAAGCTGGACCCGACTGCGCGACACCTTCTCGTTCCTGCTGGATTGA
- the gcvP gene encoding aminomethyl-transferring glycine dehydrogenase: MPFKPTEYLPYDFANRRHIGPSPEEMDEMLKVVGADSLNALIDETVPKAIRQDKPLDFGKPKSERELLHSMRETSSKNKVLVSLIGQGYHGTVTPPAIQRNILENPAWYTSYTPYQPEISQGRLEALLNFQTMVSDLTGLEIANASLLDEATACAEAMTMAQRVSKSKAKAFFVDRDCHPQNIAVIKTRAEPLGIEVIVGNPDKMDASQVFGAIFQYPGTYGHVRDFSEQIAALHEQNGIGVVSADPLSLTLLKEPGAMGADIAVGSTQRFGVPMGYGGPHAAYMACRESMKRAMPGRIVGVSVDSHGNRAYRLALQTREQHIRREKATSNVCTAQALLAVMASMYAVFHGPKGLKAIAQRIHRKTVRLARGLEENGFKVDPKSFFDTITVDVGPLQAAVMKSAVDEGINLRRVGETRVGITIDEATRPESVEGVWRAFGIERKDDDFDPEYRVPEAMLRKSEYLTHPIFHMNRAETEMMRYMRRLADRDLALDRAMIPLGSCTMKLNSAAEMMPISWREFADLHPYCPDNQALGYKELIDDLNAKLCEITGYDAISMQPNSGAQGEYAGLLTIAAYHRSNGEGHRNVCLIPMSAHGTNPASAQMVGWKVVVVKSGATGDIDIEDFRAKAEQHSENLAGCMITYPSTHGVFEENVRDVCQIVHDHGGQVYIDGANLNAMVGLARPGDVGGDVSHLNLHKTFCIPHGGGGPGMGPIGVKAHLAEHLPGHPATGGAEGPVSAAPFGSPSILPISWAYIQMMGGAGLTQATRVAILNANYIAKRLEGAYDVLYKGSQGRVAHECIIDTRPFADRVHVTVDDIAKRLIDNGFHAPTMSWPVAGTLMVEPTESETKAELDRFCDAMLAIRDEIRDIEDGKIDGENNPLKNAPHTMEDLVKEWDRPYSREQACFPPGAFRVDKYWPPVNRVDNVYGDRHLVCTCPPMEEYAEAAE; the protein is encoded by the coding sequence ATGCCCTTCAAACCCACCGAGTACCTGCCCTACGATTTCGCCAACCGCCGGCATATCGGCCCCTCTCCGGAAGAGATGGACGAGATGCTGAAGGTGGTCGGGGCCGACAGCCTCAATGCGCTGATCGACGAGACGGTGCCGAAGGCGATCCGGCAGGACAAGCCGCTCGATTTCGGCAAGCCCAAGTCGGAGCGGGAATTGCTGCATTCCATGCGCGAAACCTCGTCGAAGAACAAGGTGCTGGTGAGCCTGATCGGGCAGGGCTATCACGGCACGGTGACGCCGCCGGCGATCCAGCGGAATATCCTGGAGAACCCGGCGTGGTACACCTCCTACACGCCCTACCAGCCCGAGATCAGCCAGGGTCGGCTCGAGGCGCTGCTGAACTTCCAGACCATGGTGAGCGATTTGACCGGGCTGGAGATTGCCAATGCCTCGCTTCTCGACGAGGCGACGGCCTGTGCCGAGGCGATGACCATGGCGCAAAGGGTGTCGAAATCGAAGGCCAAGGCGTTCTTTGTCGACCGCGACTGCCACCCGCAGAACATCGCCGTGATCAAGACCCGGGCCGAGCCGCTGGGGATCGAGGTCATCGTCGGCAACCCCGACAAGATGGACGCGTCGCAGGTCTTTGGCGCGATCTTCCAGTATCCGGGCACCTATGGCCATGTGCGCGATTTCAGCGAGCAGATCGCGGCGCTGCATGAGCAGAACGGGATCGGGGTGGTGTCCGCCGATCCGTTGTCTTTGACGCTTTTGAAGGAGCCGGGGGCGATGGGGGCGGATATCGCCGTGGGCAGCACCCAGCGTTTCGGTGTGCCGATGGGCTATGGCGGGCCGCACGCGGCCTACATGGCGTGCCGCGAGTCGATGAAGCGGGCGATGCCGGGGCGGATCGTGGGCGTGTCGGTGGACAGCCACGGCAACCGGGCCTATCGCCTTGCCCTGCAAACCCGCGAGCAGCATATCCGGCGCGAGAAGGCCACCAGCAATGTCTGCACCGCGCAGGCGCTTCTGGCGGTGATGGCGTCGATGTATGCGGTGTTTCACGGGCCCAAGGGCCTGAAGGCCATCGCGCAGCGCATTCACCGCAAGACCGTGCGGCTGGCCCGCGGGCTGGAGGAGAACGGGTTCAAGGTGGACCCGAAGAGCTTCTTCGACACGATTACCGTGGATGTGGGCCCCTTGCAGGCGGCCGTGATGAAATCGGCCGTGGACGAGGGGATCAACCTGCGCCGGGTGGGCGAGACCCGCGTCGGCATCACCATCGACGAGGCGACGCGGCCGGAGAGTGTCGAGGGCGTCTGGCGGGCCTTCGGGATCGAGCGGAAGGACGATGATTTCGACCCCGAGTACCGCGTGCCCGAGGCCATGCTGCGCAAGTCGGAGTACCTGACGCACCCGATCTTCCACATGAACCGGGCCGAGACCGAGATGATGCGCTACATGCGGCGGCTGGCCGACCGCGACCTCGCGCTTGATCGGGCGATGATCCCGCTGGGCAGCTGCACGATGAAGCTCAACTCGGCCGCCGAGATGATGCCGATCAGCTGGCGCGAATTCGCGGACCTGCACCCCTATTGCCCGGACAATCAGGCGCTGGGCTACAAGGAGCTGATCGACGATTTGAACGCCAAGCTGTGCGAGATCACCGGCTACGACGCCATTTCCATGCAGCCCAATTCGGGCGCGCAGGGGGAATATGCGGGGCTGCTGACCATCGCCGCCTATCACCGTTCGAATGGCGAGGGGCACCGCAATGTCTGCCTGATCCCGATGAGCGCCCACGGCACCAACCCGGCCAGCGCCCAGATGGTGGGCTGGAAGGTCGTGGTGGTGAAATCGGGCGCCACGGGGGATATCGATATCGAGGATTTCCGCGCCAAGGCGGAGCAGCATTCCGAGAACCTGGCCGGCTGCATGATCACCTATCCCAGCACGCATGGCGTCTTCGAGGAGAACGTGCGCGATGTCTGCCAGATCGTCCATGACCATGGCGGGCAGGTCTATATCGACGGGGCGAACCTCAACGCGATGGTGGGGCTCGCCCGGCCCGGCGACGTGGGCGGTGACGTGAGCCACCTGAACCTGCACAAGACCTTCTGCATTCCGCATGGCGGCGGCGGGCCCGGCATGGGGCCGATCGGGGTGAAGGCGCATCTGGCGGAGCATCTGCCGGGGCATCCGGCGACAGGTGGCGCGGAGGGGCCGGTGTCGGCGGCGCCGTTCGGCTCGCCCTCGATCCTGCCGATCAGCTGGGCCTATATCCAGATGATGGGCGGTGCGGGCCTGACCCAGGCGACGCGTGTGGCGATCCTGAATGCCAACTACATCGCCAAGCGTCTCGAGGGGGCCTATGACGTGCTTTACAAGGGGAGCCAGGGCCGGGTGGCGCATGAGTGCATCATCGACACCCGCCCCTTTGCCGACCGCGTGCATGTGACGGTGGACGATATCGCCAAGCGGCTGATCGACAACGGCTTCCATGCCCCCACGATGAGCTGGCCCGTGGCCGGCACGCTGATGGTGGAGCCGACAGAGAGCGAGACCAAGGCCGAGCTCGACCGGTTCTGCGACGCGATGCTGGCGATCCGGGACGAGATCCGGGATATCGAGGACGGCAAGATCGACGGCGAGAACAACCCGCTGAAGAACGCGCCGCACACGATGGAAGACCTCGTGAAGGAGTGGGACCGGCCCTATAGCCGCGAGCAGGCCTGTTTCCCGCCGGGCGCCTTCCGGGTCGACAAGTACTGGCCGCCGGTCAACCGGGTCGACAATGTCTATGGCGACCGGCACCTCGTGTGCACCTGCCCGCCGATGGAGGAGTATGCCGAGGCAGCAGAGTAA
- a CDS encoding DUF2254 domain-containing protein encodes MARFTIVSGKALKVLRFVRKLWVRVALISLLALVASGLAMTIESILPESLRQRFSPDAVMPVLKILASGMLAVSTFSLNVMVTAHHAAAQQATPRAHRILLADPITHTALATFIGAFVYSLSSIILLQAGLHAEDSAVILMGVTVLVVVLVILAMLRWIDHLSDLGSMDATLNTTDTEARTSLMTTRHSPALTATPLTGDTVIPPDADPLPAPRSGYLQVMNLPYIDDCLPGDAARVWLSTPPGTFVLKGQTVGYISGLTDAQIEQVQGGLTIGEFRTFEQDATYGLLVLSEIASRALSPSLNDPGTAIDVVSRQERLLWEWGTTKRNDAAPTYPRIFVTEVSPESLMEFAFAGVARDGAGFLEVQRRLLHALDALQDAGNDRLASAARDWAKHTYDYGQSALAIEWERTQMEKTYNTVFGASASP; translated from the coding sequence ATGGCCAGATTCACGATCGTGTCGGGCAAGGCACTGAAGGTGCTGCGCTTCGTGCGCAAGCTTTGGGTGCGGGTCGCGCTGATCTCGCTTCTGGCGCTCGTCGCCTCGGGCCTGGCGATGACCATCGAGAGCATCCTGCCAGAATCCCTGCGCCAGCGCTTTTCGCCCGACGCCGTAATGCCGGTGCTCAAGATCCTCGCCTCGGGCATGCTGGCGGTCAGCACCTTCTCCCTCAACGTTATGGTCACGGCGCACCACGCCGCCGCCCAACAGGCCACGCCCCGCGCCCACCGCATCCTGCTGGCCGACCCGATCACCCACACGGCGCTGGCCACCTTCATCGGCGCCTTCGTCTATTCGCTCAGCTCGATCATCCTGCTGCAGGCGGGCCTTCATGCCGAGGATTCGGCGGTCATCCTGATGGGCGTCACCGTGCTCGTGGTGGTGCTGGTCATCCTCGCGATGCTCCGCTGGATCGACCACCTCAGCGACCTCGGCAGCATGGACGCCACGCTCAACACCACCGACACCGAGGCACGCACCAGCCTGATGACCACCCGCCACAGCCCGGCCCTGACCGCCACCCCGCTGACCGGCGACACGGTGATTCCGCCCGATGCCGACCCGCTCCCGGCGCCGCGCTCGGGCTATCTGCAAGTGATGAACCTGCCTTATATCGACGATTGCCTGCCCGGCGACGCCGCCCGCGTCTGGCTCAGCACCCCGCCCGGCACCTTCGTTCTGAAGGGGCAGACCGTGGGCTATATTTCGGGCCTTACAGACGCACAGATCGAACAGGTGCAGGGCGGCCTCACCATCGGCGAATTCCGCACCTTCGAGCAGGACGCCACCTATGGCCTGCTGGTCCTGTCCGAGATCGCCTCGCGCGCGCTCTCGCCGTCACTCAACGACCCGGGCACTGCAATCGACGTCGTCTCGCGGCAGGAACGGCTGCTCTGGGAATGGGGCACCACCAAGCGCAACGATGCGGCGCCGACCTATCCCCGCATCTTCGTCACCGAAGTCTCGCCGGAAAGCCTGATGGAGTTTGCCTTTGCCGGGGTCGCCCGCGACGGGGCCGGTTTCCTCGAGGTCCAGCGCCGCCTGCTCCACGCGCTCGACGCTCTTCAGGATGCCGGGAACGACCGCCTCGCCAGCGCAGCCCGCGACTGGGCAAAGCACACCTACGATTACGGGCAGTCCGCGTTGGCCATCGAATGGGAAAGAACCCAGATGGAAAAAACCTACAACACGGTCTTCGGCGCTAGCGCTTCGCCTTGA
- a CDS encoding RrF2 family transcriptional regulator: MRVTKRTNIAFRILMFCGVHADRLVTKAEIAERCNTSESHLAQVINRLAQLGYLHTQRGRSGGITLARAMDQIDVGGVFRDLEAQAPLAECFADVDNTCPLVEACRLREAMADAAEAFYAHLDKLTLDDLICENVALADIFMPQACAKRA; this comes from the coding sequence ATGCGCGTCACCAAGAGAACGAACATCGCTTTCCGCATCCTCATGTTCTGCGGCGTCCATGCCGACAGGCTGGTGACGAAGGCGGAGATTGCCGAGCGGTGCAACACCTCGGAGAGCCACCTGGCGCAGGTGATCAACCGGCTGGCGCAGCTGGGTTACCTCCATACGCAGCGGGGCCGGTCCGGAGGCATCACGCTGGCCCGTGCGATGGACCAGATCGATGTGGGCGGCGTGTTTCGCGACCTCGAGGCGCAGGCACCGCTGGCCGAGTGTTTCGCCGATGTCGACAACACCTGCCCGCTGGTCGAGGCCTGCCGGTTGCGCGAGGCGATGGCGGACGCGGCCGAGGCGTTCTATGCGCATCTCGACAAGCTGACGCTGGATGACCTGATTTGCGAGAACGTGGCGCTGGCCGATATCTTCATGCCGCAGGCTTGCGCGAAGCGGGCTTGA
- a CDS encoding GlxA family transcriptional regulator, translating to MAGTESFVFYLVDEFAHLSFSCAVEPLRIANLVSGKPLYEWSFASENGETALSNNGTVVRVHGGFDQPVKADRLFLLAGSNMRNHMTKRLLSALRRERSHGTPVGALCSAAYILAYAGMLDGMRAAIHWAYHDLFVEEFPNVELVPNVFVADEKIITSSGGTATADLMLHLMGETHGADLANEVADQMVYNTVREASATQKVSVQARHGMRNPHLTQAVQIMSESIEDPVPTAEVARQVGISTRQLERLFGQYLERSPSKYYLEMRLQRARNLLLQSEKSVTEIAVATGFRSTTHFARVYRGLFGVSPGGQRARLT from the coding sequence ATGGCTGGGACGGAAAGCTTCGTCTTTTACCTGGTCGATGAATTTGCGCATCTGTCCTTTTCCTGTGCGGTCGAGCCGCTCAGGATCGCCAATCTCGTGTCCGGAAAGCCCTTGTACGAATGGAGTTTCGCCTCGGAGAACGGCGAGACGGCGCTCAGCAACAACGGCACGGTGGTGCGGGTGCATGGCGGGTTCGACCAGCCGGTGAAGGCGGATCGGCTGTTCCTGCTGGCGGGCTCGAACATGCGCAACCACATGACCAAGCGGCTTCTCTCGGCGCTCCGGCGCGAGCGGTCGCATGGCACGCCGGTGGGGGCGCTGTGTTCGGCGGCCTATATTCTGGCCTATGCCGGGATGCTCGACGGGATGCGCGCGGCGATCCACTGGGCCTATCACGACCTTTTCGTCGAGGAGTTCCCGAACGTGGAGCTGGTGCCCAATGTCTTCGTGGCGGATGAGAAGATCATCACCTCCTCGGGCGGAACGGCGACCGCCGACTTGATGCTCCACCTGATGGGCGAGACACATGGGGCGGACCTGGCCAACGAAGTGGCCGACCAGATGGTCTACAACACCGTGCGAGAGGCCTCGGCCACGCAGAAGGTCTCGGTGCAGGCGCGGCACGGGATGCGCAACCCGCACCTGACCCAGGCGGTTCAGATCATGTCGGAGTCGATCGAGGACCCGGTGCCGACGGCGGAGGTCGCGCGGCAGGTGGGGATCTCGACGCGCCAGCTAGAGCGGCTTTTCGGACAGTACCTCGAGCGATCACCGTCGAAATACTATCTCGAGATGCGGCTGCAGCGGGCGCGGAACCTGCTGTTGCAGAGCGAGAAGTCGGTGACCGAGATCGCGGTGGCGACGGGGTTCCGCTCGACCACGCATTTCGCTCGGGTGTATCGGGGGCTTTTCGGGGTGTCGCCGGGTGGACAGCGGGCGCGGCTGACCTGA
- the gcvT gene encoding glycine cleavage system aminomethyltransferase GcvT, whose product MSDLGKTPLYDLHVELGAKMVPFAGYEMPVQYKLGVMKEHLHTREKAGLFDVSHMGQVILRHEGGYGPVAQAMEGLVPVSLLPLGEKRQRYGFFTNDDGGILDDLMMTNRGDHMLVVVNAACKEADIAHMKAGLDGVEVAEQRDRALLALQGPAAEEVLEPVAPGCDIMKFMDTGIFNSDFGELWVSRSGYTGEDGYEISVHATHAEALARHLLAHDAVEPIGLGARDSLRLEGGLCLYGHDIDEATSPVEGNLAWAIQKVRRSGGDRAGGFPGAERILNELDEGTPRLRVGLAPEGRAPMREGVQLFADEEGGEPVGHVTSGAFGPTVGAPVSMGYVPAELSRPGARLFGEVRGKRLPVRVAELPFVPANFKR is encoded by the coding sequence ATGAGCGATCTCGGCAAGACGCCGCTATATGACCTGCATGTCGAGCTAGGGGCCAAGATGGTGCCCTTTGCCGGCTACGAGATGCCCGTGCAGTACAAGCTTGGCGTCATGAAGGAGCATCTTCACACCCGCGAAAAGGCCGGGCTGTTCGATGTCAGCCACATGGGACAGGTGATTCTGCGGCACGAGGGCGGCTATGGCCCGGTGGCGCAGGCGATGGAGGGGCTGGTGCCCGTGAGCCTTCTGCCCTTGGGCGAGAAGCGGCAGCGGTATGGGTTCTTCACCAATGACGACGGCGGCATTCTCGACGACCTGATGATGACCAACCGGGGCGATCACATGCTGGTGGTGGTCAACGCGGCCTGCAAGGAGGCCGATATCGCGCATATGAAGGCCGGGCTCGACGGTGTCGAGGTGGCCGAGCAGCGGGACCGCGCGCTTCTGGCGCTGCAGGGGCCAGCGGCGGAAGAGGTGCTGGAGCCGGTCGCGCCGGGCTGCGACATCATGAAATTCATGGATACCGGGATTTTCAATTCCGATTTCGGGGAATTGTGGGTGTCGCGCTCGGGCTATACCGGCGAGGACGGCTACGAGATTTCGGTGCACGCGACCCATGCCGAGGCGCTGGCGCGGCACTTGCTGGCGCACGACGCGGTGGAGCCGATCGGGCTTGGCGCGCGGGACAGTTTGCGGCTGGAAGGCGGGCTTTGCCTTTACGGCCACGATATCGACGAGGCGACGAGCCCGGTGGAGGGCAACCTTGCCTGGGCCATCCAGAAGGTGCGCCGGTCGGGCGGCGACCGGGCGGGCGGCTTTCCGGGTGCCGAGCGCATTCTGAACGAACTCGACGAGGGCACGCCGCGGCTGCGCGTGGGGCTTGCCCCCGAGGGGCGCGCGCCGATGCGCGAGGGCGTGCAGCTTTTCGCCGATGAAGAGGGCGGCGAGCCCGTCGGGCACGTGACATCCGGCGCGTTCGGCCCGACGGTGGGGGCGCCCGTGTCGATGGGCTACGTGCCCGCCGAGCTGTCGCGCCCCGGTGCCCGGCTCTTCGGCGAGGTGCGTGGCAAGCGCCTGCCGGTGCGGGTGGCCGAGCTGCCCTTTGTACCTGCCAATTTCAAACGCTGA